The Triticum aestivum cultivar Chinese Spring chromosome 6D, IWGSC CS RefSeq v2.1, whole genome shotgun sequence genomic sequence ATGCTTGCTTATGTTTTTATTTTTCATTTGATACTTATTTGTATGTATCATGCCAAGGTCCAGCAGTACTAAGTTTGGTAGTACTGCTGGATCTCATCTAGTATAAATGTTAAGTCCCTTCACTTACCACTGTGCCATTCAGCGCAAGTCTATGACTTTATATGACTGGCTGCATTTCTGAACTGGTTCACATATGGCATTCCGTCTCCTTTGAGGCGGAGATTCCACCTTTTAATCGGTATCGTTGTCATTTTGATCCTATATTTATGTTGTGTTGTCCGTTGGACAGAATTTGGACTGTTCATATGTAAATGCTTGTAAGAGGTTCCACTTGGtctttttattttctcctaatCACTCTGTTGTTGTTTTCCCTTTCATTCACCTTGGTTATTTGAAATGAGATACCTATCCATCTACTTGAAAATAATATTCACTTCCAATTTGGGACTCTTCCCATGAAGTAGTTTACACTTTGAAATCCTGTTGATAAGATTAAAATAAGAAATTCGGTTTTGAAACCCACTAAGAATAGGGCAGAAAATAGGTTAGCTGGAGGCAAAGGATGATATTGACAATTCGTGGTTGACTTGCTCTGGTTAAATCATGCCTTAGCAACATGCTCTTTTACATCTAGGGGTCAGAAAGGGAACAGATTTTTTCAGAGCATAGTTCCTATGGTACGAAGACCAACATATtaggaaatactccctccgtcccttatTACTTgatgctcaaacggatgtatctacgTCTAGATATATCTGTTTGAGCGTCAAGTAGTAAGGGACGGAGGAAGTATCATTTAGTAGGCTGGCCTATATTTGTAGACCCAAAGAACAAGGTGACTTGGGGGTTTTTGGATCTTCAAATGATGAATAAGGTCTTACTAGCAAAATGGCTCTGTGAACTTAAGACCTAGGATCACCTCTGGCAGAAACTTTTATAAGAGAAATACGGCGCAAAACCATTGCATCACTGGTATTAAACAAATAAATGGAGATTCTCAATTTTGGTCAGGTTTCCCTGACATGAAAGATTCATTCTATAAGCATAACAGAAGAATTGTCGGGGATGGAACCACCATATTCTGGAAAGAACCACTAACCTCATCTCTCCTTTCATATGCTATATGATATCTGTCTTAGTCTCGACATTTCTGTTTTTGAAGTGATAAATGAAGGGTGGGATGCCATCTTTATAAGTAGGGCATATGATCAATAGCTAAAGCAAAACAGGACATATGATCACATCCCCCCTTTTAAGAATAGGATGGAAGGTTGATATGCATCGTCAGATTTTTGTCAGGATGAGACCAGTGATCATTTATTTCTGTCCTGTTCACTTTTGCAAGGTTTGCCTGTAATATAATCTCATGTGTTTTTAATCTCTATTTTGTTtgcacaatttttttaaaaagggAAGATTTCTAGTAAAAGAAATTGTAAAATCTAGTTTTTTTTGTCTCCGTCTAATTTGTCCGACATTGTCAGTAGCAGACTGTAAGCTATCATCTGGTTATTGGATATATAAATTGGCACATTATTTTCCAAATAAAGAGCATGTGTGTTATATTCCTGACTAAGAACTGGCAGACATGCACCTCAAGAGAATCCAGTCAAGAAAGTGTGACCAACACATGCAACATTCCTATCTGCAGACTAGTACTATGAACTGTATTCGTTCTCCACTTGCATAcatgcatgttgaattcttagtgtatCTTCCTCATGCCTCCAGCTCTTTGCCAGGAAGCTCCAGTCCAAACAAACAGGGCCATAGCCTCTCGTATGTCTATGTAAACCCATAAAGCAAGCCATAGACTATACTGTGTTCTTATACACAATGACAGTTTAATAAAAGAAGAGAAATGAGATCTCCACCATCATCTATTTACACAATTTGCATCTCATCCCCCTTAGTTTTGGCCTGACTTCCTCAGCAATCTTGACAATTGCAAAGAACATGACCCTGTACAACACCATCATCCCACAAAGGATGGCGATGTTGACCCACTTGGAGTACCCCATCTCCACCTGCAGCTTCTCTTGCAGCACCCGAAGGCCACTGATGGTGACATTCTTCTCGACCAGCTGGTCGCTTGGGAACGTCTGCCCTATGAACTCGTTCTTGTAAAACCCCTGCACAGCGTACTTGTGGAAGGAGATGTAGTAGCAAGGGTACTTCCACACCGGCTTCGGGAGTTCGTTGGGGAGGCGGAAGAAGCCGCCATTGAGCATCATCACCCCTTGCACCCCGGCCCCAACAATGATCCCCATCAGGAAGTCTGGGACGATGACGGCGATGATCATCATCATGCTCTCCACCAGCAGTGTGCACATGCACAGGTTGACGACGAAGTAGGCGAAGCGGTCAGGCCCTTTTGTTAGCCCGGTAAGGTAGTACAGCATTGCGCCGGGGATCACAGCGATGACGGCCAGGTATGGTGTGGCCGACAGTGTGTTTGAGATCACAAACTCTGCCACGCCGTAATGGCCACTCAGCCTCTCCCTTCTGAATACCTAGAAATAAAGTGTGCAGCCAGACTTTTTTATTTATTTCAGACTTTCAGTATACAGTGAATGCATGGACATATAAGTGCTCTTATGAAAATGTTAGTCTGAAGGCAGGGAGAAAGCAACCTTTACGTCCTCTACGAAAGAAGGGAATCCTCCAATCGCCATGAAGGTAAGAAGTGCTGTCGTATACATTATTACTTCACATCTAGCCTGAAAAATCAGGGGGGACACACCAATGTTGTTGATATATAAATATTTCTGTTGCCTAATACATCATGTCTTATTGAATTTACCTGGATGGAACTGTAACTGTGGCCAACTTGGTAGAATATGGTGCCAAGACAAATGCCAATGCCCAGGTAAACACCCAAACGCATCCAGTAGTATCCTATGTCCCTGTGCATATTCACAAATGACCTTCTGGTGAGCACAAAGAGCTTTGTTGAGAAGCTGGCTTGTTCCCTCTTCCTAAATGGAGCTCCACCCTGGAATATAGCTCAAATATTAGAACACGAATTTGATCTTGAATGTGTAAACATTGCTAGGTCAGCACCATATACTCCATGGCAAGAAGTTTGTTGCCGGTTCATTGAAATGAAAATTGACATGATCTTATACAGGTTCTGAATTAATATGTTACTCCCTTCAGCTGAACTTTGAAAACTTTGACCACCAGTATCTTTTGAATATTCAGATTGGATTCATATGCATTTGTTGAAAAATATTTCCGACATGCTATAATTTTACTGggtattatatactccctccgatccaaaataagtgtcgtggttttagttcaaatttattttgtatcggagggagtatatattatacTACAACAGAAACAAGTGGCCAAAGTTACATTTTGAAGGCCGTGTAAATGTCTAAACGCTACTTTTTGATGAACTAGAGGGAGCATTTCACTTACTGAATTTATCTTAATAATCAATTAACAGttactatatactccctccattccacaatgtagtgcgctCGCACTTCCTGAGATCTAAGTTTGACCGTACATTCAACCAACGAggccgactgcggcgggagcaaaaattataccagtCGGCCTAGTCAAACTTAGATCTCGGGAAGTGCGGGCGCACTACATTGTGAAATGAAGGGAGTACAGGTTAGTCCACATTTGGATGGTCCCTTTTTTGTAACCACACATTTTGGTACAGCCAAAACAATACAATCTTTATTCTtgagaaaaaatatattaaaatgGGGCTTGTAAGCAACTTACTATCCCTTTCATCTCAGCTATCCGGTCCATTGTTTTCTCTGAATAAGCGGGGGACTGGTAAGCATCTGTCAGGATCTCTATTGCTTCAGCTGCCGTTTTTCTCCTGGCTTTGGAACTTTCAACAATTTCCTGCATGCATATTGGATCATAAAGCTAAAGCAAACACATACCGTACTTTTTATTCGGAATATCATATATATAAAGAAATGACAAAGAAAATTAGGAGGTACCTCGTCAAAATCTTTGTTAATTGTCCTCAGGAAATGGTCAGAGGGATTCCTCAGGGGTGGGCATGGGAAACCACTTTCAGTGAAGAACTGTTACAGGAAATGGACAACAAAACAACTCGTAAACTCAACATTTCCATGGAGAAAAGAGGGATTTGTCATTTTTAAAATGTAGTATGATCACCTGGGTGGCGCCGGAGGCTGGTCCGAAGAAGATGGTCCTGCCGTAGGCGAGGAGGCAGAGGCGGTGGAAGAGGTCGAAGACGTCGCCGCAGGGCTGGTGCACGGCGGCGACGACAGTCATGCCCTCCCTCGCGGCGACCCTGGCGATGTGGCTCATGACGTGGTAGGAGGCGGCGCTGTCGAGCCCGCTGGTGGGCTCGTCGAGGAAGAGCAGCCGCGGGCGGGTGAGCATCTCGACGCAGATGGTGACCCGCTTCCGTTGCCCGCCGCTAATGCCCTTGGTCATCCGCCCGCCGATGCGCGTGTCCATGGCGTCCCCCAGCCCCATCTCCCGGATCACGGCGTCCGCGTGCGCCCGCTTCTCCGCTGCCGGCATGGTCCCCGGTAGCTGCAGCTGTGCCGAGTAGTAGATGGCCTCCCGCACCGACATTGTCGACATCAGCACACTGTCTTGGGTCACGTAGGCCTTCAAGTTCAGTTCACAGCACCCAGTCGTTAACTTGGACTACACATTGATCGTATCGTACGCTACCACTACTCAACAAATTGCTAATATTGAAAACAAGCATTGGAAGCATGAAACAAGATAGAAAGCAGATGTGCTTGCTGGCAGGGCAAAATGCTTAATATTACTGGTAGGGTAGATTGACCTTGGTACAAGCATGCCTTGGTAACATGCCACTGTACGTGATGTCCTTC encodes the following:
- the LOC123143972 gene encoding ABC transporter G family member 1; translation: MAASSPLPRWAPTPSPSRPLWRWGGGTPDARTGSGGGGGAGWSLGRIFPWASAWQRRAPAGVDGRGPAGFDGVEVAPRTAAVAPAPARWAGTDEDPGVFLTWEDVCVMVAGAAYGAQPVSILSGITGHAGPGEVLAIMGPSGCGKTTLLDTLAGRLGPGITETGSILINGRREKLAFGTSAYVTQDSVLMSTMSVREAIYYSAQLQLPGTMPAAEKRAHADAVIREMGLGDAMDTRIGGRMTKGISGGQRKRVTICVEMLTRPRLLFLDEPTSGLDSAASYHVMSHIARVAAREGMTVVAAVHQPCGDVFDLFHRLCLLAYGRTIFFGPASGATQFFTESGFPCPPLRNPSDHFLRTINKDFDEEIVESSKARRKTAAEAIEILTDAYQSPAYSEKTMDRIAEMKGIGGAPFRKREQASFSTKLFVLTRRSFVNMHRDIGYYWMRLGVYLGIGICLGTIFYQVGHSYSSIQARCEVIMYTTALLTFMAIGGFPSFVEDVKVFRRERLSGHYGVAEFVISNTLSATPYLAVIAVIPGAMLYYLTGLTKGPDRFAYFVVNLCMCTLLVESMMMIIAVIVPDFLMGIIVGAGVQGVMMLNGGFFRLPNELPKPVWKYPCYYISFHKYAVQGFYKNEFIGQTFPSDQLVEKNVTISGLRVLQEKLQVEMGYSKWVNIAILCGMMVLYRVMFFAIVKIAEEVRPKLRGMRCKLCK